Proteins encoded together in one Variovorax paradoxus EPS window:
- a CDS encoding type IV toxin-antitoxin system AbiEi family antitoxin domain-containing protein, producing MTTTSRSKINSLMAQVPGGTPVTSEDLALEGISADLAVHYVRAGWLRRLARGVYCRPDAPLQRDPSLLLLQRQIPGLHVGGKSALDWHGIRHYVSQAPRLHLYGLKSARLPEWFTEVFPAEYHRKQLFRSDTSGMQYARPFEGRANGPNVSAPERAFLEMLSEVGTRQPLSEARELAEGTYSLRSSVLGELLRDCTNVKTVRLCLRLGRELSLPWAKKLDPASLPTGGSRPWVSRTNDGLLILKS from the coding sequence GTGACTACGACAAGTCGATCAAAAATAAATTCGCTGATGGCTCAAGTGCCGGGCGGAACACCTGTCACCAGCGAAGACCTGGCGCTGGAGGGCATCTCCGCCGACCTGGCCGTTCACTACGTGCGGGCGGGGTGGCTCCGGCGTCTGGCGCGCGGCGTGTATTGCCGTCCTGACGCTCCCTTGCAGCGAGACCCCAGCTTGCTGCTGCTCCAACGCCAGATACCGGGGCTCCACGTGGGCGGCAAGTCCGCGCTGGACTGGCATGGCATACGCCACTACGTCTCGCAGGCGCCAAGGCTGCACCTCTATGGCCTCAAATCGGCCAGGCTGCCGGAGTGGTTCACCGAGGTCTTTCCCGCGGAGTACCACCGCAAGCAACTCTTTCGCAGCGACACGTCGGGCATGCAGTACGCACGCCCGTTCGAAGGCCGTGCCAACGGGCCGAATGTCTCGGCCCCGGAGCGCGCATTTCTGGAGATGCTGAGTGAGGTCGGCACGCGCCAGCCGTTGTCGGAGGCGCGCGAATTGGCAGAGGGCACGTACAGCTTGCGATCCTCCGTGCTCGGCGAACTTCTGCGCGATTGCACCAACGTGAAAACGGTTCGCCTATGCCTTCGCCTCGGCCGCGAATTGTCCTTGCCATGGGCGAAGAAGCTGGACCCGGCGAGCCTGCCCACCGGCGGCAGTCGGCCATGGGTCTCCAGAACCAACGACGGACTGCTGATCCTCAAATCGTGA
- a CDS encoding DUF2946 family protein produces MPLRPLPLQRLLRLLLLAVFFNAAIGMPLHEAGHMREAVESMAQAAGLDTIADDAASEADAPAHGDQENHRVCECCLAHVHFAAAPARLPAALEVVQTTALPRAPPGMAFEPFAGRWPFASRAPPNAST; encoded by the coding sequence ATGCCGCTTCGCCCCCTCCCGCTTCAACGCCTCCTCCGTCTCCTGCTGCTGGCCGTGTTCTTCAACGCGGCCATCGGCATGCCTTTGCACGAGGCCGGCCATATGCGGGAGGCCGTCGAGAGCATGGCGCAGGCAGCCGGCCTCGACACCATCGCAGACGACGCAGCATCGGAAGCGGACGCCCCGGCGCATGGCGACCAGGAAAACCACAGGGTCTGCGAATGCTGCCTGGCCCATGTGCACTTTGCGGCGGCGCCCGCGCGGTTGCCAGCCGCGCTCGAGGTGGTGCAGACCACCGCACTGCCGCGCGCCCCGCCCGGCATGGCCTTCGAGCCCTTTGCGGGCCGCTGGCCCTTCGCTTCGCGCGCGCCTCCGAACGCATCGACCTGA
- a CDS encoding TonB-dependent siderophore receptor: MTSFDLARANSRVFLFRRLPLALAASALFSGQAMAQSADAPPAPAALPAPSAAAQGQLTTVEVVGRTESGAYHADEAAGAKSDLPLRELPQSVRIVTRQAIDDLGATKLDDVLDYVGGVSRQNNFGGLWDNIAIRGLPGNENTGMATLFNGFSSNRGFNAPRDLAGVERIEFLKGTAAALYGSSEPGGTLNIVSKRPLWTSANAVEVYAGSQGLKRGALDLTGPIGGNFAYRLNVAAEDRDSFRDHVGARREVVAPAFTWKLGRDTVLEYSGEYLRHATPLDRGVVAVNNRLGAVPRSRFFGEPADGDVTVKNQTHQFILSHEWNSTWRSRVGLSYRETSLDGFSTEPTALLANGNLTRQRRYRDYSSKDIALQAELQGNVKTGGIEHELLFGVESFRFDMDTLMLRANPTAARPYAINIYNPVYGQRQPIPTANTDTLEHQKNTALYVQDAIRLSPEWRLVAGVRADNYSQSLLNRRNATTARQEPSSTSPRIGLSWLPTPQWTVYANAGRSFRPNTGSDVSANGFAPETGRSLELGTKWESADQRMGATAALFDIRKRNVLTSDPANAGYSVAAGEIRSRGLEFDFSGQISKHWRLTASLVLNDVEITQDNTLEAGGRLLNVPRVNGSVLAVYEDGLANGQRYGIGGGVTHVGRRLGEARTQAEAKAGKPAFDLPAYTTAKLVAYWRINPTLRLTLDVDNLFDKTYYASSYSRVWVTPGTPRTVTLGLQAKF; the protein is encoded by the coding sequence ATGACTTCCTTTGATCTCGCACGCGCGAACAGCCGCGTCTTTCTGTTTCGCCGTCTCCCGCTCGCGCTGGCGGCCTCGGCGCTTTTTTCCGGACAGGCCATGGCCCAGTCAGCAGATGCACCTCCTGCACCCGCTGCATTACCTGCACCTTCCGCAGCCGCACAAGGGCAACTCACCACCGTCGAAGTCGTCGGCCGCACCGAATCGGGCGCTTATCACGCGGACGAAGCGGCCGGCGCCAAGAGCGACCTGCCGCTGCGCGAGCTGCCGCAGTCCGTGCGCATCGTCACGCGGCAGGCCATCGACGACCTGGGCGCCACCAAGCTGGACGACGTGCTCGACTACGTGGGCGGCGTCTCGCGCCAGAACAACTTCGGCGGGCTCTGGGACAACATCGCCATCCGCGGGCTTCCGGGCAACGAGAACACCGGCATGGCGACGCTGTTCAACGGCTTCTCCTCGAACCGCGGCTTCAATGCGCCGCGCGATCTGGCCGGCGTGGAGCGCATCGAATTCCTCAAGGGCACGGCTGCCGCGCTCTACGGCAGCAGCGAACCCGGCGGCACGCTCAACATCGTGTCCAAGCGGCCCTTGTGGACATCGGCCAACGCCGTCGAGGTGTATGCCGGTAGCCAGGGCCTCAAGCGCGGTGCGCTCGACCTCACCGGGCCGATCGGCGGGAACTTCGCCTATCGCCTGAACGTGGCGGCCGAAGACCGCGACAGCTTTCGCGACCACGTGGGCGCCCGGCGCGAAGTGGTCGCGCCCGCCTTCACCTGGAAGCTGGGCCGCGACACGGTGCTGGAGTATTCGGGCGAGTACCTGCGCCATGCCACGCCGTTGGACCGGGGCGTGGTGGCAGTCAACAACCGGCTGGGCGCCGTGCCGCGCAGCCGGTTCTTCGGCGAGCCGGCGGACGGCGACGTGACGGTGAAGAACCAGACGCACCAGTTCATCCTGTCGCACGAATGGAATTCGACGTGGCGCAGCCGGGTGGGCCTGTCGTACCGTGAGACTTCGCTCGACGGTTTTTCCACCGAGCCGACGGCACTGCTGGCCAACGGCAACCTCACGCGGCAGCGGCGCTACCGCGACTACAGCTCCAAAGACATCGCACTGCAGGCCGAACTGCAGGGCAACGTGAAGACCGGCGGCATCGAACACGAACTGCTGTTCGGCGTGGAGAGCTTCCGCTTCGACATGGACACGCTGATGCTGCGCGCGAACCCCACCGCCGCACGGCCCTACGCCATCAACATATACAACCCGGTGTATGGCCAGCGCCAGCCGATACCCACCGCCAACACCGACACGCTGGAGCACCAGAAGAACACCGCGCTCTATGTGCAGGACGCGATCAGGCTGTCACCCGAATGGCGGCTGGTGGCGGGCGTGCGCGCGGACAACTACAGCCAGTCGCTCCTGAACCGCAGAAACGCCACCACCGCTCGCCAGGAGCCCTCGTCGACCTCGCCGCGCATCGGCTTGAGCTGGCTGCCGACGCCGCAATGGACCGTGTATGCCAACGCAGGCCGCTCGTTCAGGCCGAACACCGGCTCGGACGTTTCTGCCAACGGCTTCGCGCCCGAGACCGGCCGCTCGCTGGAGCTGGGCACCAAGTGGGAGAGCGCCGACCAGCGCATGGGCGCCACCGCCGCGCTGTTCGACATCCGCAAGCGCAACGTGCTCACCTCCGACCCCGCCAACGCGGGCTACTCGGTGGCGGCTGGAGAAATACGCAGCCGCGGCCTGGAGTTCGACTTCTCGGGCCAGATCTCGAAGCACTGGCGCCTCACCGCCAGCCTGGTGCTCAACGACGTGGAGATCACGCAGGACAACACCCTGGAGGCGGGCGGGCGCCTTCTCAACGTGCCGCGCGTCAACGGCAGCGTGCTCGCGGTGTACGAAGACGGCCTGGCCAACGGCCAGCGCTACGGCATCGGCGGCGGGGTCACGCACGTGGGCAGGCGGCTGGGCGAAGCGCGCACGCAGGCCGAGGCCAAGGCGGGCAAGCCCGCGTTCGACCTGCCGGCCTACACCACCGCCAAGCTGGTCGCGTACTGGCGAATCAACCCCACGCTGCGCCTGACGCTGGACGTCGACAACCTGTTCGACAAGACCTACTACGCGAGCTCGTACAGCCGCGTGTGGGTCACGCCCGGCACACCGCGCACCGTCACCCTCGGCCTGCAGGCCAAGTTCTGA
- a CDS encoding ABC transporter substrate-binding protein: protein MTMPPDFTRRRALQFLAVGPAAAATTPLLAQPSATRAPLQIVGPWEIAGLSPASSGHVFTRMQITETLMNASDDGLPLPGLAERWRVSGDGLAWHFTLRAAARFHDGAAVTAAAVVRCLQAARVAPALLSQAPIRSVETEGVGMVVIRLTQPYGALPALLAHSSTMLLAPASYAADGAVRSIVGSGPYRVVSMAPPQHVEAAVFDGYDGPRPAIERVRYLAAGRSETRALMAEGGQADLAYGLDPASLVRLRKRGQVRVDTVTLPRTVILKVNAGLPALNDVRVRQALSLAIDRAGIAKALLRDPELAATQLFPPTMAAWHNNALPALKQDPDAAARLLAEAGWRRAPDGLRDASGQPLRLSLRTFPDRPELPLIASALQEQWRQAGIAVQVSIGNSGDIPLGHRDGSLQLGLAARNYATVPDPTGTLMQDFGTSGGDWGAMGWRSDAVARALAELSRGTSSAERAAALRTQVTAVLHAELPVIPITWYRQQVAVGRRLEGVSLDPLERSYRLTAMRWRA, encoded by the coding sequence ATGACAATGCCGCCCGACTTCACGCGCCGCCGCGCGCTCCAGTTCCTTGCCGTCGGCCCCGCCGCCGCCGCAACGACTCCCCTACTGGCGCAGCCGTCCGCGACGCGCGCGCCGCTGCAGATCGTCGGACCCTGGGAGATTGCGGGCTTGTCCCCCGCCAGCAGCGGCCACGTGTTCACGCGCATGCAGATCACCGAAACGCTGATGAACGCGAGCGACGACGGCTTGCCGCTGCCGGGCCTGGCCGAGCGCTGGCGCGTGTCGGGCGACGGCCTGGCGTGGCACTTCACGCTGCGCGCGGCCGCGCGTTTTCATGACGGTGCGGCCGTCACGGCCGCCGCCGTCGTGCGCTGCCTGCAGGCCGCGCGCGTGGCGCCTGCGCTGCTGAGCCAGGCGCCGATCCGCTCGGTGGAAACGGAGGGTGTGGGCATGGTCGTGATCCGGCTGACGCAGCCCTACGGCGCACTGCCGGCACTGCTCGCGCACAGCAGCACGATGCTGCTCGCGCCCGCGAGCTACGCGGCCGACGGCGCCGTGCGAAGCATCGTCGGCAGCGGACCCTATCGCGTGGTGTCGATGGCACCACCGCAGCATGTGGAGGCCGCGGTCTTCGACGGCTACGACGGCCCCCGTCCCGCCATCGAGCGCGTGCGGTATCTGGCGGCCGGCCGCTCCGAAACCCGCGCGCTCATGGCCGAAGGCGGGCAGGCTGACCTGGCCTACGGCCTCGATCCGGCGAGCCTGGTGCGGCTGCGCAAGCGCGGCCAGGTGCGCGTGGACACCGTCACGCTGCCGCGCACCGTGATCCTCAAGGTCAACGCCGGGTTGCCCGCCTTGAACGATGTGCGAGTGCGGCAGGCGCTGAGCCTCGCGATCGACCGGGCCGGCATCGCCAAGGCGCTGCTGCGCGACCCCGAACTTGCGGCCACGCAGCTCTTTCCGCCCACGATGGCGGCTTGGCACAACAACGCACTGCCGGCGTTGAAGCAAGACCCCGACGCCGCTGCGAGGCTGCTGGCCGAAGCCGGCTGGCGACGTGCGCCCGACGGTCTGCGCGACGCATCCGGCCAGCCGCTTCGCCTGTCGCTGCGCACCTTTCCCGACCGGCCCGAGCTGCCGCTCATCGCCTCGGCGCTGCAGGAGCAATGGCGGCAGGCGGGCATCGCGGTGCAGGTGAGCATCGGCAACTCGGGCGACATTCCGCTGGGCCACCGTGACGGCAGCCTGCAGCTCGGCTTGGCCGCGCGCAACTACGCCACCGTGCCCGACCCCACCGGCACGCTGATGCAGGACTTCGGCACCTCGGGCGGCGACTGGGGCGCCATGGGCTGGCGCAGCGATGCGGTCGCTCGCGCACTGGCCGAACTGTCGCGCGGCACTTCGTCGGCAGAACGCGCGGCTGCGTTGCGAACGCAGGTCACGGCGGTGCTCCATGCCGAGCTGCCGGTCATTCCCATCACCTGGTATCGCCAGCAGGTGGCCGTGGGCCGGCGCCTGGAGGGCGTGAGCCTCGACCCGCTGGAAAGGTCCTACCGGCTCACCGCCATGAGGTGGCGCGCATGA
- a CDS encoding ABC transporter permease, giving the protein MNKTIEPIKTMTPDITRTHTAWTAMLLRRAIQIFALGLLVGTVCFFMARSLPGDMATRIAAGRYGYDLVSNAAADAVRLELGLDRPLWLALLHWWGDIARLDLGTSLVSGHAVWREVAHQLAATIELAVASVFVAAVVGLPLGIWSGLHAGGWVDRFTLALAVVLRALPPFLLAVLLMVVVAVQLGAVPVAGDDHGGSLLLPALTLGLGLAAGLARVARSAMGEAAASASFEFARTKGLSDRQALVRHGLRQAATPVVAYLGVHAVFLVEGAVVVEALFAWPGIGHALVHAVFGRDVPMIQGAALCMGLLFVVFNLLVDAACLALDPRRRMGAVA; this is encoded by the coding sequence ATGAACAAGACCATCGAACCCATCAAGACCATGACCCCTGACATCACCCGCACACACACCGCGTGGACCGCGATGCTGCTGCGCCGCGCCATCCAGATCTTCGCGCTCGGCCTCCTGGTGGGCACCGTGTGCTTCTTCATGGCCCGCTCGCTCCCGGGCGACATGGCCACCCGCATCGCCGCGGGGCGCTACGGCTACGACCTCGTGAGCAACGCGGCGGCCGATGCCGTGCGCCTCGAACTCGGGCTCGATCGGCCCCTGTGGCTCGCGCTGCTGCACTGGTGGGGAGACATCGCGCGGCTCGATCTCGGCACCTCGCTGGTCAGCGGCCATGCCGTGTGGCGCGAAGTGGCGCATCAGCTCGCAGCGACCATCGAACTCGCGGTGGCTTCGGTGTTCGTCGCGGCCGTCGTCGGCTTGCCGCTCGGCATCTGGTCGGGCCTGCATGCAGGCGGATGGGTCGACCGCTTCACGCTGGCGCTGGCCGTGGTGCTGCGCGCGCTGCCGCCCTTTCTGCTCGCCGTGCTGCTGATGGTGGTGGTGGCGGTGCAGCTCGGCGCCGTGCCGGTCGCGGGCGACGACCACGGCGGCAGCCTGCTGCTGCCCGCGTTGACGCTCGGCCTCGGGCTGGCCGCGGGGCTGGCGCGCGTGGCTCGCTCCGCCATGGGCGAGGCGGCCGCTTCGGCGTCTTTCGAATTCGCCCGCACCAAGGGCCTGTCGGACAGGCAGGCGCTCGTGCGCCACGGCCTGCGCCAGGCGGCCACGCCGGTGGTCGCCTACCTCGGCGTGCATGCGGTGTTCCTGGTCGAAGGCGCGGTCGTCGTCGAGGCCCTCTTCGCCTGGCCCGGCATCGGCCATGCACTGGTGCATGCGGTGTTCGGGCGCGACGTGCCGATGATCCAGGGCGCAGCCCTGTGCATGGGCCTGCTGTTCGTGGTGTTCAACCTGCTGGTGGATGCGGCCTGCCTCGCGCTCGATCCGCGCCGGCGGATGGGAGCGGTGGCATGA
- a CDS encoding ABC transporter permease produces MNGSVIDMPALDLAGHGARRTAIRRRAGLVILALVSAFSLFGPSLIGIDPARQTLANTLLPPGAAHWLGTDVLGRSVLARLAHAARLSLGLALLAALTAAVPGVLLGVAASWRGGRIERALVMLADAVLSVPGLLLVLLFAALAPGQHWALYIGLSLSLWVEYFRVCRAASRQVLASDAVQASRLLGFGTGYVLRRHLLPALAPVLGTLLAFSAAQAVLALAALGFIGVGLQPPTPELGLMMTEFLPHYEEAPWLIAAPVALLMAVVLGMMLVAGDGETT; encoded by the coding sequence ATGAACGGCAGCGTCATCGATATGCCCGCACTCGACCTCGCCGGCCATGGCGCGCGCCGCACGGCCATCCGCCGCCGCGCGGGTCTCGTAATCCTCGCGCTGGTCTCGGCGTTCTCCTTGTTCGGACCGTCTCTGATCGGCATCGACCCCGCCCGCCAGACGCTCGCCAACACCCTGCTGCCACCCGGCGCCGCCCACTGGCTGGGCACCGACGTGCTCGGCCGCAGCGTGCTCGCGCGCCTCGCGCACGCGGCCCGGCTCTCGCTGGGCCTGGCCTTGCTCGCGGCCTTGACCGCGGCCGTCCCCGGCGTGCTGCTCGGCGTGGCCGCGAGCTGGCGTGGCGGGCGCATCGAACGCGCGCTGGTCATGCTGGCCGATGCCGTGCTCTCGGTGCCGGGCCTGCTGCTGGTGCTGCTGTTCGCCGCGCTGGCGCCGGGGCAACACTGGGCGCTGTACATCGGCCTGTCGCTGTCGCTGTGGGTCGAGTACTTCCGCGTGTGCCGCGCCGCCAGCCGGCAGGTGCTCGCGAGCGATGCGGTGCAGGCCTCGCGCCTGCTCGGCTTCGGTACGGGCTACGTGCTGCGCAGGCACTTGCTGCCGGCCCTCGCGCCCGTGCTGGGAACCTTGCTCGCCTTCAGTGCCGCGCAAGCGGTGCTGGCACTGGCCGCGCTCGGCTTCATCGGCGTGGGGCTGCAGCCGCCCACGCCCGAACTGGGATTGATGATGACGGAGTTTCTTCCCCACTACGAAGAGGCGCCCTGGCTCATTGCCGCGCCCGTCGCGCTGCTGATGGCGGTGGTGCTCGGCATGATGCTCGTGGCCGGCGATGGAGAAACGACATGA
- a CDS encoding ABC transporter ATP-binding protein translates to MTASVLLAADNLGVHVGTRALLRDVSFSLRAGEVLTLLGESGAGKSLLAQAVMGNLPAALRASGSVTLDGATSRADDARARRPRWGRTVTLLPQEPSLALDPLMRIAPQLSETHELVRGAAFDQAEAAALHDLEAEGLAASARQYPWQLSGGMAQRAAAAVACAGGARILLADEPTKGLDAHWRDHTVAMLQGVQRRGGCVVVITHDLRVAEALGGQLIVLCAGQVVERGDARTVLADPQHAFTRRLVAADPARWPRRAAAPASAGAPVLSAQGLSKRFGGKPLFDGVDLQIRAGDRFVVQGPSGTGKSTLGNVLLGLMPADRGVVRRAEGLHATAFQKLYQDPVASFAPHVTLGQSLRDVAARHRCAWPAVLQHLSRMGVPHDLLARRPSQVSGGELQRVALARVLTVQPALVFADEPTSRLDPVSQQEAMAVLLDALDERGAALMLVTHDDDIADAVATQRWRLAAG, encoded by the coding sequence ATGACCGCTTCCGTTCTGCTAGCAGCCGACAACCTCGGCGTTCACGTCGGCACCCGGGCCTTGCTGCGCGACGTGTCCTTCAGCCTGCGCGCCGGCGAAGTGCTGACCCTGCTCGGAGAAAGCGGCGCCGGCAAATCGCTGCTCGCGCAAGCCGTGATGGGCAACCTGCCCGCCGCGTTGCGCGCCAGCGGCAGCGTCACGCTCGACGGTGCGACGAGCCGCGCCGACGACGCCCGCGCGCGACGGCCGCGCTGGGGGCGCACGGTCACGCTGCTGCCCCAGGAGCCGAGCCTCGCGCTCGACCCGCTGATGCGCATCGCGCCGCAGCTCTCAGAAACGCACGAACTGGTGCGCGGTGCCGCGTTCGACCAGGCAGAAGCCGCTGCATTGCACGACCTCGAAGCCGAAGGCCTCGCGGCATCCGCGCGGCAGTACCCGTGGCAGCTTTCCGGCGGCATGGCGCAGCGCGCCGCCGCCGCCGTGGCCTGCGCGGGCGGCGCGCGCATCCTGCTGGCGGACGAACCCACCAAGGGCCTCGATGCGCACTGGCGCGACCACACCGTGGCGATGCTGCAAGGCGTGCAGCGCCGCGGCGGCTGCGTCGTCGTCATCACGCACGACCTGCGCGTGGCCGAGGCGCTGGGCGGACAACTCATCGTGCTGTGCGCCGGCCAGGTCGTTGAGCGCGGCGATGCCCGCACCGTGCTGGCCGACCCGCAGCATGCGTTCACGCGGCGGCTCGTCGCGGCCGACCCCGCGCGCTGGCCCCGACGTGCAGCAGCCCCGGCTTCGGCGGGCGCGCCGGTGCTCAGCGCGCAGGGTTTGTCCAAGCGCTTCGGCGGCAAGCCGCTGTTCGACGGAGTCGATCTGCAGATTCGCGCAGGCGACCGCTTCGTGGTGCAGGGCCCGAGCGGCACCGGCAAGAGCACGCTCGGCAATGTGCTGCTCGGCCTCATGCCGGCCGACCGCGGTGTGGTGCGGCGCGCGGAAGGCCTGCACGCCACCGCCTTCCAGAAGCTCTACCAGGACCCCGTCGCTTCTTTCGCGCCGCACGTCACCCTGGGGCAGTCGCTGCGCGACGTCGCGGCAAGGCATCGCTGCGCATGGCCCGCCGTGCTGCAACACCTCAGCCGCATGGGCGTGCCGCACGACCTGCTCGCACGCCGACCCTCGCAGGTGTCCGGCGGCGAACTGCAGCGTGTCGCGCTCGCGCGGGTGCTCACGGTGCAGCCCGCGCTGGTGTTCGCCGACGAGCCGACATCGAGGCTCGACCCGGTCTCCCAGCAGGAAGCCATGGCCGTTTTGCTCGATGCGCTCGACGAACGCGGCGCGGCGCTGATGCTGGTGACGCACGACGACGACATTGCGGATGCGGTCGCGACGCAGCGCTGGAGGCTTGCCGCGGGTTGA